CCTTCAGCAGAAGACTTTGCAGAGACAGTATCCAGCAGCAGGTACCACTTTATATTCCAAAACAGATTAGAtgttatatgtaaatgttttattattctttatattgtaCTTTATGTTATGTTTGTACATTTACAGTTGAGATCTGCCTCAACTTTATCACAGGATAATGGGGCACTCAAGGAAATCATAGACACTTTCACTTAGAATTCTTTGCTTTTTTCGGTAAAAATAACCCTTAtttctggccatacacatacaaacacaatgATTTGTACAATAAAAGAGGCAGTCATAGCATGCATGGCCCCTCATACAGTATCTGTCAGTTCAGCCTTTGGGCCCAACGGATAATTCCTCTTCAATTTTGTTCAGTTTTTATTAAGACTGGTTTTCTTAATTTCTTCTGTGTTTAGGAAAAATTTCATGATGGCTACCTGGCAAAAATATTCTTCCCTGGGCCTGCTGGCTATGGGTAAGTCCATTCAGTTGACATGGGCTGCATGTTGCATACAGGTTCTATGGGCAGATGGGGTTGCACTGAGCGGGAGAGAAAAGCTCCATCTGtgggtaaaataaatacattcatccCATTAGGACTTTAGGTCTGCACTCTGTGGCACAGCAACGGGGGTTTCTTATTCAGGCATGGTGTCTCACAATGTGCTGCCCATATAtccagtaagggggggggggggtaacagaggAAGGGAATATAATAAccaaaaatatattctttgttGGATATATAATTTGTCTTTATGAAATGTTTAATCATTGACtgtgtttgtattttgtttttctctagccTTGCTATTTGTGGCTGTTGACCAGAGTCAGGCTGCACCCCCACGTAAGTTTGGATCATTTCTATAACCTGACCATAAACATACTGTACAAAGAGTTGGCTATAATTGTTTGTCCTGTTATATCCACTGCTAAAGCCTGATGTTCCACATAACACAAAATGTATtcaatactaaaaaataatatcttGTTATTCTGCTAGaaaagtaagtgtaagtgttAGAGTGGCAGTGGATGGGGTTGAGACAAGGCACAGTACAGCATTGTGTGTCCcagaggggccctgtgatttttAATGGCACAAATAGTGACTAAATTACTATGTTTGTGCTACTTTTACAAAACTGCTCCTGCACATAAATCATTTATCCCCAAAAGAAGAAAATGAGCCCCAAATGTAGAGCTATACATTAAAACAGTGCCGGACTACTTGTCCATCTTCTAAAGTTTTATGGTTTTGTAAATATCTTTGAAACTTTTAAATTATTCCTATAAAAGATGAATCAAATGCTGCTTGTCAATATAAACCTACTGACTGAACAATATTTGGTTTACAGAAAAATGCCCTACCAACATGGTTTATGGCTGTATACGTACGTGTTTCAGTACCTGTAATAACATGAACAGCACAATAGACAACTGCAGTAAAGAGTGCAAGCAAGGATGTGACTGCAAAGATGGTTTTGTCTATAAATCCAAGAGATGTGTCCCTGTATCCGAATGTAAGGTCACTTGCCCCAAACACATGACATACAATCCCTGCACTAAGGAGACACGCAAGACTTGCGCAACCATGAACAAGACACCGGTACCTTTAAAACCCTGCAAGCCCCGCTGTGTCTGTGATAAAGACTACATTCTCTCCAATGATCTTATTCCTCACTGCATCAAAATCAGCGAATGCCCTAAAAAACCTGCCAACTAACATATTAATATCAGCCATATAAATCCTTTCCTGCAGAGCACACAATAAGTACGGTGGGTGATTTGGGGCCAATAAATACAGACGAACCCCTCCTTGAATTTCTGCCTGCATTCTCTAATAAACTACAGTTGCATTATATACAGTTTGTGTAATTCGTCTCCTTATGTTGTCACTTTAACTTGAACCTTTGCAATGATCCCTTCTCTGGAACATTCCCAGCAGCATTCCTAGAGCCTGGCACTGTGATTGGTCCCCAATCTGTGGGGCTAGAGGCTTAGTCTTTGCTATTTTGCATGTGTGTAATAATTGGCCCTTAGGCTTGATGActacttcctgcacactgtagtatagtgtttagcaaggggtCTATCTCTTTGGCCTTTTTTATTTGATCCAGTTGAATGTGTTCCAGGGAAACTGGGATCAAAAATGCCCAGAAGTGTCTTGCCTTTCTTGAATGTGAGGGACCCTGTGACTAGTTAATGTACTGGAAAGAACCCGTAACAGCATGTTCTAATAACacgagaaagctcagaattagttAGTAAGAGCAGAttgtgtgctccaaccaggagagatagtgGGGAGTAGTTCTCCCATAGGCTCTGCTGCCTCAGTAAAGGGACAGCAGTATTGACAAGGGAATTGGGCTATATTAAATCCCTAATCTGGGTCAACTGTATGGTATCTGGGCCATCTGAGTTGGACACTTTAGTCtgcactcaccaaacttgaatcacatagtcatgggggcagctggaatgaaaatatgatgattgttggattccCAAAAGTGAGTGGAGCTTTGAACaatcaatcagattttacctattgactttcactgggggaaattcaacctgctgccattctaacattaataacaccagggtccccaaacttttcagagttaggcAACAGGTAACTGCAGTtataggttagaaaaagtggggggggggggggcaaaagcagattttacctatagacatatgtttatatttaaactgcttctgttctttaaatattaatactaaggtccccaaaatttgcagagctagtcaccaggtaactgcggttcagagtttgaaatagtgggtggagccaccaacagccaatcaaattttacctattgattttcaatgggaatattcaacctgctgccattctcacagtattaacaccagggtcactaggggactgcatttttaggttttaataagTCAAtgagacttcacctattgaatttttttggtttaaatttaaaatgctgcctttcttacactatttatgtcggggttcccaaactttgcatagtcactgcctgactacgtattcagggttagaaaaagtgggtggagccaccaactgccaatcagatgctactaattgacttttagtggggaaatttaaattgccacCATTCAGAccctattaaaaccagggtccctgaactttgtacagtggtttttactataacTGTAGTCCAAGGTTCTAAAAATCAGATTAtattcagtagagatgtagcgaactgttcgccagcgaactaattcgcgcgaacatcgggtgttcgcgaacacacaagttcgcgaacttttcgcgtatgttcacaatttgggttcgcgtaacgttttccgctgcgttttttctcggcctaaaaacgccgtgCAAGTGGCACTAACACATTCCCAGTGGCACTAACACATTCCCAGCGGCACTAACATATTCCCAGCGGCACTAATGCATTCCCAGTGGCACTAACACATTCCCAGTGGCACTAACATATTCCCAGCGGCACTAACGCATTCCCAGTGGCACTAACACATTCCCAGTGGCACTAACATATTCCCAGTGGCACTAACACATTCCCAGTGGCACTAACACATTCCCAGTGGCACTAACACATTCCCATTGCCTAGGCCTCTAGTTATTTTAGACCCCAAGTGCAGCGCACAAAGGGCAAATGTACAAATTGCTAtgtttctacccacaatgcagggATTTGTTTCCCCCATATCTCCACTATCATTTGGCTTCAGTGTGTGAATCTTCGGGCACAAGTTGCTGTGTTTGCTGATGTGGCCCCTGAGAGAAcaagtggggtaactatagagggagcagaACATGGGTAACTTGCAATTTCTCGCATCTTAATTTTGTGTGGGAGCCAAGAAAAACCTTTCAGGAGGGCCATGCCCTGACGTTACACCCCTggcagggaaccctggagcttcagGTTCCCTCAGTGCCAATGGGCGCATTCAGTGCCACTGGGAATGTGTTAGTGCCGCTGGGAATGTGTTAGTGCTGCTGGGAAAGTGTTAGTGTCGCTGGGAATGCGTTAGAGCCACTGGGAATGCGTTAGTGCCACTGGGAATGCGTTAGTGCCACTGGGAATGCGTAAGTGTCGCTGGGAATGGGTTAGTGCCACTGGGAATGTGTTAGTGCCACTGGGAATGTGTTAGTGCCGCTGGGAATACGTTAGTGCCGCTAGGAATGGGTTAGTGACCTGTTCCTTAATTTAATGATCTTTTACACTGTGGTTGGAAATTTTTCGGGTATGACGGTAACCCACTCGAAACAGTGCCAATGGCCATTTTTGTATCCCAGCTCATCCATTAAAGGGGAGCTTCACCTAttagttatagaatgaccaattctaagcaacttttcatttggtcttcattatatattgttgatatttttttttttaattatttgccttcttctgctgactctttgaagcttttaaatgggggtcactgaccccggcagccaaaaaacctatctctctgttattgttactttttataagttacttttctattcaggtctgctcctattcatataccaatgtctcatttaaaccacttcctggttgctcaGGTAATTTCATCTGCCTGTTATTGTGTATTTTTGGCTCAGGGATATTACAGTATAATCAGCTATGGGGATAAAGGACACACAGCGCCAGGGAAATTGGGTAAAATGCCCCCAACTCTGGCTGTAGGAACAAAAACATGGAGGCGgagttacacagatcagctgggctGGAACAGTCTCTTTTAATGTTTTGGGATCtggggaaatgttttattatcattattattattattattattatttatccagCCATATTGCCGGAATACTGGGATACAACTCTGGTTTTgcaggactacagctcccagtgtTTGGGGATTTGTTGTCCATCTGTAATTGCATAAAGTGAGGCTGAGCAATGGTGTTTGGATCCTGTTTAACAATTCCTGCTCTAGTGGGTCTCACAAGAACTTCTCATAACACTGTCTGTCTGGTACTTCTATTCTACCTCAGTGTATCTAGTGATACAGCATTTCCTCAACAGAGAACTCTTCCCCTGAACAacgtcagccaatgaatgggcagagttctgccttttgctcccacactacttcctgttccagtcagagctgcattatttctggtcatgtgatctctgagggaacacacagcccatcacaaaatggcggctcaagggaagaGATATCAAAAGACAaatttgctgatatatatatatatttcagagtCATAACCTCCTATTTTGTGCCCATTTAAAAAAGAACATTTGACACGGGCAAGCTGCATACCCATGAGAGCTTTGTaatcatttggggggggggctccagAATAGCCCCAGCATTGCCCTGAAGTAAACAGTCCCCTGTCCCTTTACAGAACCCTGGGAAATATGTAAAGGAAGGAATTTTGCCACAGATAAGCCGAATACTCATGATTAATGTGTTTTACTTATGGCGATTCAAATGTTAGAGAGATTTGTTGCTCACGGTTGTGCAGTTTTACCAGGAGCGACTACTCACCTTGTCTGACACCCCCTTTAATATTATCCAggcccaaggggggggggtgtgtgtaaGAACCCTAAACTCTTATTACAGTGCAGGGGAGAAAGTAAACCTTAAAGCACTAACAGCttgtttatatactatatattaggtacctacctagtgctaccaacccctatttctgtagggaaatgagagcagggcaggcagtaaaccttccaacactttcccctgtctctgcccctatatattaggtacctacctagtgctaccaacccctatttctgtagggaaatgagagcagggcaggcagtaacccttccaacactttcccctgtctctgcccctatatattaggtacctacctagtgctaccaacccctattcctgtagggaaatgagagcagggcaggcagtaacccttccaacactttcccctgtctctgcccctatatattaggtacctacctagtgctaccaacccctatttctgtagggaaattagagcagggcaggcagtaacccttccaacactttcccctgtctgcccctatatattaggtacctacctagtgctaccaacccctatttctgtagggaaatgagagcagggcaggcagtaacccttccaacactttcccctgtctctgcccctatatattaggtacctacctagtgctacaaaCCCATAAGAACATTTTCCCCTGTCTATAGCCCTACGTTTTGGGACCCATCTAGGGCTGTGGATACATGTATGGGTCAGCACATACAAAAAGCCTCATTACCAGGCCTTTTAGCATTCCAGCATTTTAGCATTCAAGCACTTCCTAAATGAGGCCCATTAACACTGTTGCCCAGCATCATGGCAAATATGACTCATAACAAATATTCAGATATAGTTGCTCAGCCTTCAGTTTATTCTACTTAGCACATACAATTGGTGTGAGTTCTGCAAAACAACCCATACCAAATATGAACTGTCATTTAATTGAGCACTTGTAATGGGGCTGATTGACCTAGAAACTGCCCTTATAAGGAAGGCTGGGGTGCCCTTCTCAAGCAGAAGCCTTTGGAGCATCAGTACCTTCAGCAGAAGACTTTGGAGAGACAATATCCAGCAGCAGGTACCACTTTATATTCCAAAACAGATTAGATGTTATATGTAAaagttttattattctttatattgtaCTTTATGTTATGTTTGTACATTTACAGTTGAGCTCTGCCCCAACTTTATCACAGGATAATGGGGCACTCAAGGAAATCATAGACACTTTCACTTAGAATTCTTTGCTTTTTTCGGTAAAAATAACCCTTAtttctggccatacacatacaaacacaatgATTTGTACAATAAAAGAGGCAGTCATAGCCTGCATGGCCCCTCATACAGTATCTGTCAGTTCAGCCTTTGGGCCCAACGGATAATTCCTCTTCAATTTTGTTCAGTTTTGATTAAGACTGGTTTTCCTCATTTCTTCTGTGTTTAGGAAAAATTTCATGATGGCTACCTGGCAAAAGTATTCTTCCCTGGGCCTGCTGGCTATGGGTAAGTCCAttcagagaagagagagagaaaagctcCATCTGtgggtaaaataaatacattcatccCATTAGGACTTTAGGGCTGCACTTTGTGGCACAGCAACGGGGGTTTCTTATTCAGGCATGGTGTCTCACAATGTGCTGCCCATACAtccagtaagggggggggggtaacagaggAAGGGAATATAATAGccaaaaatatattctttgttGGATATATAATTTGTCTTTATGAAATGTTTAATCATTGACtttgtttgtattttgtttttctctagccTTGCTATTTGTGGCTGTTGACCAGAGTCAGGCTGCACCCCCACGTAAGTTTGTATTATTACTATAACCTGACCATAAACATAGAAAGAGTTGGCTATTGTTTATTGTTTATCCTGTTACATCCATTGCTGGAGACTGGTGTTCCACATAACACAAAATGCATTcaatactaaataataatatcTTGTTATTCTGCTAGaaaagtaagtgtaagtgttAGAGTGGCAGTGGATGGGGTTGAGACAAGGCACAGTACAGCATTGTGTGTCCcagaggggccctgtgatttttAATGGCGCAAATAGTGACTAAATTACTATGTTTGTGCTACTTTTACAAAACTGCTCCTGCACATAAATCATTTATCCCCCAAAGAAGAAAATGAGCCCAAAATGTAGAGCTATACATTAAAACGGTGCCGGACTACTTGTCCATCTTCTCAAGTTTTATGGTTTTAAGTTATATCTTTGAAACTTTTAAATTATTCCTATAAAATATAAGTCAAATGCTGCTTATATAATATAAACCTACTGACTGAACAATATTTGGTTTACAGAAAAATGCCCTACCAACATGGTTTATGGCTGTATACGTACGTGTTTCAGTACCTGTAATAACATGAACAGCACAGTAGACAACTGCAGTAAAGAGTGCAAGCAAGGATGTGACTGCAAAGATGGTTTCGTCTATAAATCCAAGAGATGTGTCCCTGTATCCGAATGTACGGTCACTTGCCCCAAACACATGACATACAATCCCTGCATTAAGGAGACACGCAAGACTTGCGCAACCATGAACAAGCCACCGGTACCTCCAAAAACCTGCATGGCCCGCTGTGTCTGTGATAAATACTACATTCTCTCCAATGATCTTATTCCTCACTGCATCAAAATCAGCGAATGCCCTAAAAAACCTGCCAACTAACATATTAATATCAGCCATATAAATCCTTTCCTGCAGAGCACACAATAAGTACGGTGGGTGATTTGGGGCCAATAAATACAGATGAACCCCTCCTTGAATTTCTGCCTGCATTCTCTAATAAACTACAGTTGCATTATATACAGTTTGTGTTATTCGTCTCCTTATGTTGTCACTTTAACATGAACCTTTGCAATGATCCCTTCTCTGGAACATTCCCAGCAGCATTCCTAGAGCCCGGCACTGTGATTGGTCCCCAATCTGTGGGGCTAGGGGCTTAGTCTTTGCTATTTTGCATGTGTGTAATAATTGGCCCTTAAGCTTGATGACTACTTCCTTCACACTGTagtatagtgtttagcaaggggtCTATCTCTTTGGCCTTTCTCATTTGATCCAGTTGAATGTGTTCCAGGGAACCTGGGATCAAAAATGCCCAGAAGTGTCTTGGGCCCTGGGACTAGTTAGTGTACTGGATAGAAGCCTTAACAGCATGTTCTAATAACacgagaaagctcagaattagttAGTAAAAGCAGCttgtgtgctccaaccaggagagatagtgGGGAGTAGTTCTCCCATAGGCTTTGCTGCCTCAGTAAAGGGACAGCAGTATTGACAAGGGAATTGGGCTATTTTAAATCCCTAATCTGGGTCAACTGTATGGTATCTGGGCCATCTGAGGTGGACACTTTAGTCTGCACTCACCAatcttgaatcacatagtcatgggggcagctggaatgaaaatatgatgattgttggatgcccaaaagtgggtggagctttgaacagtcaatcagattttacctattgactttcactggggaaattcaacctgctgccattctaacattaataacaccagggtccccaaacttttcagagttaggcAACAGGTAACTGCAGTtataggttagaaaaagtggggggggggggcaaaagcagccaatcagatgttacctatagacatatgtttatatataaactgcttctgttctttaaatattaatactaaggtccccaaactttccagagctagtcaccaggtaactgcggttcagagtttgaaatagtggagccaccaacagccaaatagattttacctattgaattcaACCTGcctccattctcacagtattaacaccagggtcactagaggactgcatttttaggttttaaaaagtcaatgagacttcacctattgattttttttggtttaaatttaaaatgctgcctttcttacactatttatgtcggggttcccaaactttgcctgactacgtattcagggttagaaaaagtgggtggagccaccaactgccaatcagatgctaCTCATTGACTTTTAgcagggaaatttaaattgccgCCATTCAGAccctattaaaaccagggtccctaaactctgcacagtggtttttattatataactgtgaTTCCATTTCTAgtctatgtatgtgagtgtatagataggtcagtaaacaactcatatgtaaaaccctgcttcatctaaataacccattttcatataaatatacttatttagcacacatacatgctaggccccatcagccaatgaatgggcagagttctgcctgttactcccacactacttcctgttacagttagagctgcatcacttcctgtcagctgatcgctgagggagcacacagcccatcacaaaatggcggctcaagggaaaggatgtaaaagggcaaatttactgatatatatcagtttggggagattctttaataggccacttaatataatataaactatctgttggttacgtattcattctgggggtatagtttccctttaaatatcatGTGTTCAGGGCAGGAGAGTGTTTGAGGCCTCACATGTAAAGACACAGCCCTCATTGCAGTCACATCCTACTGAGCACACTGTAATGCAGCCGTAAAGCATTCTGTTCAGGTTAAAAGAGTTACTGAAACAGGTCGTTCTGCAGCCATTAACTATCTTGACAGGCGGCATGCTGGTATGTAACAATTAAAAAGTTCCAAGGATATTGGAACTAGATGGACAGCTAATAGCCAAGAACCATTTAGAAGCCACAAAACAATAATATAAACAACAACTACTATACGGTGGCTTAGAACCCTGCAGCATGAAATTAATGTTAATGTGTTACTTGTTTCTAGGTGCGGTTCCCCTTTAATAGGGTAATTAAATCATGTGACATAGTCCGATAAAATAATGGGTAAGTAATTGAACCTGGTAATTAGAAGTTTATTTGGGAGACTGAATACAAGAACAATGCACTGAACTGAACTTGGAAAGATAAATGTTATTTGTTGGCGTTAAGCCTTCATTagactattagggctctggcacacggagagattagtcgcccgcgacaaatctccctgttcgcgggcgactaatctccccgagttgccatcatttggcatcccaccggcgaaaatgtaagtcgccggtgggatggcacaagcggcggcgcgatttcggcaaatcggcgaaaatgcctcgcgaggcaactttggcgatttgccgaaatcgcctgtgcagcgtgtaccatcccaccggcgacttacagcgccggtgggatggtagttcggggagattagtctcctgtgacaagagagatttgtcgcgggcgactaatctccccgtgtgcagaGCCCTTAGAGACATTCAAGCAGAATGACGGGTAAGTGGGTGGAGCTTGTAACAATTTTCCTTGGTCACTACATTATTTTTAGATTGGGGTTCCGTTAAAACTGTTAACGAGCTACATGGTCACAAAGTATGGAATCATATGGGTTAACCACACGGAGGTCCAAAATTTGGGATCGTTATAAAAAACTGATTTTCTCCCATTAATCCGGGTCGGTATATATGATGCTgatggggttatgtaacaaaaggcactaagtttgctcaggagtagtaacccctagcaaccaatcagcaggcagcatttactggtaacctttttaaaagcaaatatcgtATTTTTCAGGAGTCACacctaatatatttattaattaggaTAAACTGGAAGGTGAATTATATTTGTTGTGAGTCAGGAAGTTAATGGGCCTCATTTATGAAAGGGATAGGCACACGTGCTGAAGAGCTAAATGCCCCGGTCATTGGGCTTTTGTTAGTACCTGCCCAGCTATGCATATTCAGCAT
The sequence above is a segment of the Xenopus tropicalis strain Nigerian chromosome 7, UCB_Xtro_10.0, whole genome shotgun sequence genome. Coding sequences within it:
- the LOC116412286 gene encoding serine protease inhibitor swm-1-like; protein product: MMATWQKYSSLGLLAMALLFVAVDQSQAAPPQKCPTNMVYGCIRTCFSTCNNMNSTVDNCSKECKQGCDCKDGFVYKSKRCVPVSECTVTCPKHMTYNPCIKETRKTCATMNKPPVPPKTCMARCVCDKYYILSNDLIPHCIKISECPKKPAN
- the LOC116412287 gene encoding serine protease inhibitor swm-1-like — encoded protein: MMATWQKYSSLGLLAMALLFVAVDQSQAAPPQKCPTNMVYGCIRTCFSTCNNMNSTIDNCSKECKQGCDCKDGFVYKSKRCVPVSECKVTCPKHMTYNPCTKETRKTCATMNKTPVPLKPCKPRCVCDKDYILSNDLIPHCIKISECPKKPAN